The following coding sequences are from one Triticum dicoccoides isolate Atlit2015 ecotype Zavitan chromosome 4A, WEW_v2.0, whole genome shotgun sequence window:
- the LOC119288323 gene encoding putative disease resistance RPP13-like protein 1, with the protein MEVALASAALSVSLKLAASPLLKKLLANASTCLGVDMAHELRELETTIFPQLKLLTEAADKGNHRLNLDKWLQELKEALYLAEDLLDESDYNLLKRQARGKDSLQANASSISNTLMKPLRAASSRLSNLSSENRKLIRHLKELKATLAKAKDFHQLLCLPGSYNAESPAIPSAHVPETTSAPPFKVIGRDNDRDHIIHLLTKTSATTESSTTMYSGLAIVGAGGMGKSTLAQLVYNDERVKGCFDVRMWVSISRKLDVRRHTREIIESASKGECPHINNLDTLQCKLTEILQASRKFLLVLDDVWFEPGSEKEWDLLLAPLVSQQTGSIVLVTSRRDRFPAALCCEVCPLENMEDTHFLALFKHHAFAGQEIRNPLPCERLEDFAEKIAKRLGQSPLAAKAVGSQLKGETDIYAWKDALNIKIDNLTDPMSALLWSYEKLDPRLQKCFLYCGLFPKGHKYLIDELVHLWMAEGLIDSCNQNKRVEDIGRDCFKEMISVSFFQPVNKKYYAMHDLLHDLAELLSKGVYFRLEDDKVTEIPSTVRHISVRVHSMTQHKQSICNLNHLRTMICIDPLMDDVSDLFSQILQNLKKLRVLHLSSYGSSKLPESVGELKHLRYLNIIRTLISELPRSLCTLYHLQLLLVNDKVESLPGKLCNLRKLRHLDWYDYGTYDSNRKAAPQIPNIGKLTSLQQVKKFSLQKKMGYELQQLRDLNEIRGSLSVTNLENVTGKDQALESKLHQKSHLGSLRLEWCCQNNTNAEDSLHLEILEGLMPPRQLGSLTIDGYKSSQYPSWLLNGSYFENLVSLRFANCSALQSLPSNTGLFGNCSSLSLVNVPNLKALPCLPLGLTYLCLSNCPLLIFTSNDVLENSDQREIMRIDHLASQLGLIWGLDAGSDIKRVLSREHSFMNQLMIFMHADVSNVQHLVSALKGEQDEILAKEDIIKAWIYCHEQRMCLMYGRSIVLPLVSPSGLRNLYLFSCSITNGALAVCLDGLASLESLDLNEIMTLTTLPSEEVLQHLTNLGRLFIVYCWSLRSLGGLRAATSLSHVHLTSCPSLELASGAKCLPLSIEKLSISSCVLAADFLSTDWPHINDISIYDCRSTACLSVGSLTSVKSLVLYNLPDLCTLEGLSSLQLHSVHLFDVPKLTPECISQFQVQYSLFVSSPVILNNMLSAEGFSVPAFLSLEGCKEPIVSLEECKNFAAVKTLRFCNCQMISLPTNLKCFSNLKKLDIYDCPNISSLPDLPSSLQHICIWGCELLKESCRAPEGESWPKIAHIRWKEFIV; encoded by the exons ATGGAAGTGGCTTTAGCTAGCGCTGCCTTAAGCGTTAGCTTAAAATTGGCCGCGTCACCACTCTTGAAGAAGCTCCTTGCTAATGCTTCAACATGCCTTGGAGTGGACATGGCACACGAGCTCCGTGAACTAGAGACCACTATCTTTCCACAACTCAAGCTGTTGACTGAAGCAGCAGACAAGggaaaccacaggctgaatttggacaAATGGCTTCAGGAACTCAAAGAAGCACTCTACCTGGCCGAAGACTTGCTGGACGAGAGTGATTACAACCTCCTCAAGCGCCAAGCAAGGGGGAAGGATTCCTTGCAAGCCAATGCCTCCTCCATCAGCAACACTCTAATGAAGCCTTTGCGTGCTGCATCAAGCAGGCTGTCCAATCTGAGCTCCGAGAACAGAAAGTTAATTCGTCATCTTAAGGAATTGAAGGCTACCCTAGCGAAAGCCAAGGACTTCCATCAACTCCTGTGTTTACCTGGTAGTTATAATGCAGAGAGCCCTGCCATACCATCAGCTCATGTTCCTGAGACCACATCAGCACCACCTTTCAAAGTGATTGGTCGTGATAATGATCGCGATCATATAATACATCTTCTTACCAAAACATCTGCTACTACTGAGTCTAGTACAACAATGTACTCAGGTTTGGCCATTGTTGGGGCTGGAGGGATGGGAAAGTCCACCTTGGCACAGCTTGTCTATAATGATGAGAGGGTAAAAGGATGTTTTGATGTGAGAATGTGGGTAAGCATCTCACGCAAACTTGATGTCCGCCGTCATACACGGGAGATCATCGAGTCTGCCTCTAAGGGGGAATGCCCACACATTAATAACCTTGATACCCTGCAGTGCAAGTTGACAGAGATACTCCAGGCATCAAGAAAATTCCTGCTTGTGTTGGATGACGTTTGGTTTGAACCTGGCAGTGAGAAGGAATGGGACCTACTGTTGGCTCCTCTTGTTTCCCAACAGACCGGAAGCATAGTTTTGGTAACTTCTCGACGGGATAGATTTCCAGCTGCTCTCTGCTGTGAAGTGTGTCCTCTGGAAAACATGGAAGATACTCACTTCTTGGCACTCTTCAAGCATCACGCATTCGCTGGACAAGAAATCAGAAATCCACTACCATGTGAAAGGCTCGAAGATTTTGCAGAGAAGATTGCTAAAAGGCTTGGACAATCTCCTTTGGCAGCAAAAGCTGTGGGTTCCCAGTTGAAAGGGGAAACAGATATATATGCATGGAAGGATGCTCTTAATATAAAGATTGACAACTTAACTGATCCGATGAGTGCTCTGTTGTGGAGTTATGAGAAGTTAGATCCACGTCTGCAGAAGTGCTTCCTATATTGCGGCTTGTTTCCAAAAGGCCACAAGTATTTAATTGATGAGTTAGTTCATCTTTGGATGGCAGAGGGTCTCATTGATTCGTGCAACCAAAACAAGAGAGTGGAAGATATTGGGAGGGACTGCTTCAAGGAGATGATCTCTGTTTCATTCTTTCAACCAGTTAATAAGAAATACTATGCTATGCATGATCTCCTTCATGATCTGGCAGAATTACTCAGCAAAGGGGTCTACTTCAGATTGGAAGATGATAAGGTGACAGAAATACCATCCACTGTTAGACATATCTCTGTTCGTGTTCATAGTATGACGCAACACAAGCAAAGTATCTGCAACCTAAATCATTTACGCACTATGATCTGCATAGACCCTCTAATGGATGATGTAAGTGACCTTTTTAGTCAGATACTACAGAATTTGAAGAAATTGCGTGTACTACATTTGTCATCTTATGGCAGTAGTAAGTTGCCAGAATCTGTTGGTGAGTTGAAGCACCTTCGGTATCTGAACATCATCAGAACACTGATTTCTGAATTGCCAAGATCATTGTGTACTCTTTACCACTTGCAGTTACTTCTGGTAAATGATAAAGTTGAGAGTTTGCCTGGTAAACTCTGCAACTTAAGGAAGTTACGACATCTTGACTGGTATGATTATGGAACATATGATTCAAACAGAAAAGCAGCGCCTCAAATTCCTAACATTGGCAAGCTAACTTCGCTTCAACAAGTTAAGAAATTTTCTTTGCAAAAGAAAATGGGATATGAATTGCAACAGCTGAGGGATCTGAACGAGATCCGTGGCAGTTTAAGTGTCACAAATCTTGAGAATGTCACTGGGAAAGATCAAGCCTTAGAATCGAAGCTGCATCAGAAAAGTCATCTTGGCAGCTTGCGACTTGAATGGTGTTGCCAGAATAACACCAATGCAGAGGATAGTTTGCATTTGGAGATTCTAGAAGGCCTGATGCCACCGCGTCAACTTGGGAGCCTTACAATTGACGGTTACAAGTCTTCACAATATCCAAGCTGGTTACTTAACGGTTCTTATTTTGAGAATTTGGTATCTTTAAGGTTTGCTAACTGTAGCGCATTACAAAGCCTACCATCCAATACTGGGCTATTTGGGAATTGTTCTTCGCTTTCACTCGTCAATGTGCCAAACCTGAAGGCATTACCTTGTCTTCCACTAGGGCTTACATATTTATGTCTGAGTAATTGCCCACTGCTTATATTTACTTCCAACGATGTGCTGGAAAATAGTGACCAGAGAGAGATCATGAGGATAGACCACTTGGCATCACAGCTTGGTTTAATTTGGGGGTTGGATGCAGGATCAGATATCAAGAGGGTACTCTCACGGGAACATTCATTTATGAACCAGCTGATGATATTTATGCATGCTGATGTGTCAAATGTTCAACACCTTGTAAGTGCTCTAAAAGGAGAGCAAGATGAAATATTGGCAAAAGAGGATATCATCAAGGCATGGATATACTGTCACGAGCAGAGGATGTGCCTCATGTATGGAAGGAGCATTGTGCTGCCGCTGGTTTCACCATCAGGACTTCGTAATCTTTATCTCTTCTCTTGCAGTATTACAAATGGAGCTTTAGCTGTATGCCTTGATGGCCTGGCTTCACTGGAAAGTTTGGACTTAAATGAGATCATGACTTTAACTACACTTCCTTCGGAAGAGGTTCTCCAACATTTGACAAATCTTGGCCGTTTGTTCATTGTATATTGCTGGTCTctcaggtcattagggggcttacgAGCTGCTACCTCTCTTTCACATGTTCACTTGACTTCCTGCCCTTCTTTAGAGTTGGCAAGTGGAGCCAAATGTTTGCCATTATCCATTGAGAAGCTCTCTATATCCAGTTGTGTGCTtgcagctgacttcctctctacTGACTGGCCACACATAAATGATATTAGCATATACGATTGCAGAAGCACCGCATGCTTGTCTGTTGGTAGTCTCACCTCTGTTAAATCATTGGTACTGTATAACTTGCCAGATTTATGTACACTTGAAGGATTGTCTTCCCTGCAACTTCACAGTGTACATTTGTTTGATGTTCCGAAGCTCAC CCCTGAGTGTATCTCACAGTTTCAAGTCCAGTACTCACTCTTTGTTAGCAGTCCTGTAATACTCAACAACATGCTCTCGGCTGAAGGTTTCTCAGTTCCAGCATTTCTCTCTCTTGAAGGATGCAAGGAACCAATTGTTTCATTGGAAGAATGCAAAAATTTCGCAGCAGTCAAGACCCTAAGATTCTGTAATTGTCAAATGATTTCCCTGCCAACAAATCTGAAGTGCTTCTCCAATCTGAAGAAGCTTGACATCTATGATTGCCCCAACATATCATCTTTACCAGACTTGCCATCCTCCCTCCAGCACATATGTATATGGGGTTGTGAGCTATTGAAGGAGAGCTGCCGAGCACCTGAGGGAGAAAGTTGGCCAAAGATCGCGCATATCCGCTGGAAGGAATTTATAGTGTGA